In Lonchura striata isolate bLonStr1 chromosome 18, bLonStr1.mat, whole genome shotgun sequence, one genomic interval encodes:
- the VPREB3 gene encoding pre-B lymphocyte protein 3 — translation MALGFTVLLLLGTLCTAARAQPVLSQPQSVFVLPGQSARLFCTLSPQYNISQFGISWYQQRPGRSLSYLLYYNSEWDKHKPARTPDRFSATKDLTSNACILTIAAACQDDNGTYYCALAPALRWL, via the exons atggccctgggcttcacagtcctgctcctgctggggacactgtgcACAG CTGCCAGggcccagcctgtgctgagccAGCCTCAGTCCGTGTTCGTGCTGCCCGGGCAGAGCGCCCGGCTCTTCTGCACCCTGAGCCCGCAGTACAACATCAGCCAGTTCGGCATCTCCTGGTACCAGCAGCGCCCGGGCCGCTCCCTCAGCTACCTGCTCTACTACAACTCCGAGTGGGACAAGCACAAGCCTGCCAGGACTCCCGACCGCTTCTCGGCCACCAAAGACCTCACCAGCAACGCCTGCATCCTCACCATCGCAGCCGCCTGCCAGGACGACAACGGCACCTATTACTGCGCCCTGG